GCaacatagatacatatacatacgtacatacgtATATATGCTTTGATCACATGGTATTACCTGATCTCAATGGAGCCAGCACAGGGCCACTTTGCACATTTATGAGTGGAACCTTTTTCACAGGTGAGAGTGAAGACCGGGCGAGGACCCGGGAAAGATTCAATGAAGTCTTCAAGAAATACTCTGAATCAGACAAGAAAaagctgaagaagaaaaacactgaaacGCAGGAGACTATTGTGGTATGTTTTCTAAAAAGTTTCCTTCCTCCAAAATACACTGCAAAGTAATTGACATGGTCGACGTCTTATTAAAGGACACCctatttacatacatatttattgacATGTATATGTTCTCCCTTCCCTGTTTCTTTTAGCTTCAGAATCTAAAAAAGAACCTTGAGAAGGACACAGAAGATGACGAGACCATCCTCCAGAACACATATCACCCCGAACAGGCCAGCCCTCGCTACACCAAGAATaagcaaagagagagggaaacgGCGGAAAAGGTTAACACCAACAACAGTAGAAACCAAGAGGACACTAAGACGTCCAAGGGcaagaggagaagcaggagggaGCTTCCCCCGCTTCCTGTCCCTGAGGACACCAAAGGTCACGCCGGGAAGGACGCGGTGGCCACCAAGTCCGAGATCGCTTCGGAGCCGGAGGGTGGAGGCGGTGGAAAGGAACCGAAGCGGAGAAGCAAAAAAGGGAAAGGCAAGGGAGACACCGAGGCCGAGGAAGCGAGTCAGGCGGAGGATGCGGAGGACAAGCTGCTGCTCGATTACCAGCAGCAGATCGCACGGGACGAGGAGAGGACCTTAAAGACGGCGAGCGCCAAGACCGAGGAACCGAGCGCCCTCTCCCAAAATGTGTCGCTGAATAACGACGtcggaaagaagaagaagaaaaagctgaaATCTGTCATCACACAGCCGGAAGTAGGGTGTGTGTATACATCTTCTAGTACGCTATAGATTTTCTAATTATTATAATGCAGaatacaggttttttttaaagtagaatGTAACTTTTTGGTCCACTAGGGGTGAAGATGAAGACGCCGATGTGGACAACGAAGCGGAATCcaagggaaagaagaagaaaaagaagaagaaacacggTCCGTGACTGTTTAATCTACGGCGTCGCCGTTGAATTAAGTCGTCGCAACGGTGACGAatttacatttcttcttctttttatttttatttttttaaagttgtcaAAGAAGAGAGCGAAACGGAGGCAGAAGTACCACAGCAAGCAACATTTGACGACAGCCTGGTGCTGGGAGTGTACGCCCACAGGACGGACCGCCTCAAGACCGACCTGCTGATCTCACACCCGATGGTGAAGATACACGTCGTGGATGAAACCACTGGACAGTACGTGAAGAAGGAAGACTGGTGAGAACGGACGCTATCACTCCATCTTTAATAGTGTGTTTCTATTGCCCGGGTGCGTACTTTATTTGTAGTCTCGGCTCAACAGTTATTTGAACCTCTCGTTTCAAAGCCTTCGATGCAACACGATATCTAAATGTTTCTTTGTCGTGTTCTTCGCAGCCATCGGCCGGTCTCCTCGTTTTACGAGCAGGAGACCGTCGACCACATCCTCCCCATCATGACTCAGCCGTTTGACTTCAAGAAGAACAAATCCATCATCCCCGAGTGGCAGGAACAGATCATCTTCAACGAACGCTTCGGCTACTTCGTGGAACAGAAGGACGGAAGCCCCAGAGTCATACTCCTCTTTGAAGTAAAGAGACGCTTCAtatttcgggggggggggagctagCCGTttgataattacattttttttatttcaatgttccCGTGAAGATCCTGGACTTCATAACCATGGAGGAAGCACGAGCCAACGTTGACGTCGACAAGCACGAGCGAGGATTCAGAAAGATCGCGTGGGCGTTTCTCAAGGTGGTACATTTGGACcggtttgcctttttttaatttttttttttaaatactgaattcacttctttctttttttctctccgtgtCCTCCAGCTCGTCGGCACAAACGGTGTGCTGAACATCGACAGTAAGCTTCGCCTCCAGCTCTTCTGCCCTCCGCCTCGGGCGAAGAGACAACCAAAAACAATCGaggtggtggagtggtggaggaagtaccCCCGAAACAAATACACATCCACCCTTTATGTGACGGTGAAGGGCATCAAACTCCCGGAGCATGTACGTTTCTTTAAAGCTGCTATTACGTATGATTGTAATCTTTTACGACGACTACTTCTGTCTTATATAGATATGCAAATAGTTGACGTATTAGTAATACTGTAGATAAAGCCGTCTGGTTTTTAAGTCGAGCCTCGAGTGGAGCCAGTAATACGTTGGAGCTAAGATGGGCCTTTGGTCTGCAGGTGGACCCCGGTATTCGGTCCATGATGGCACTGCAGGAGGAGCGGGGCAGCACCTCCTACAGCGAACTCCAGAATGAGGTGACCAAGAGAAGCCAGACTCAGCCTCCAGACAACAAGCCGCCGGCCTTGAGATGGAGCCGGCTGCCGGGACAGGTCGGTGGAATTAGGCATTATTATGCGATTAACCGGACAAGCGCATTCTCATCCGGTACAAGCGTACCGGATGAGAATGTGAACCTGTCCTCCAGACGTGGTTGACCAAAGACTCTCTCCTCAAGGTGTGCCGGATTCCTAACAAGTCCATGCTGTCCTTCCGTGGCGGTCGGATGGGCTGCTTCACATTGCTGTTCTCTCACAACGGGACGATGCTGGCTGCTGCTTGTGCCGACACGGATGCCTTCCCTGTAGTCGGTGAGCAAGCAACTCCACCTGGTGAAACTCCACCTGGTGAAACTCCACCTTGAAGATGCTCCTCGGCAGCGATCGCGCGCTAGTTAACTCACTGTTTGTACATGAACATTAATGTTTAATAAGTAACCCACTGATGTGCTGTTGCAGTGTATGAGATTCCCTCCGGCCAGGCTTTGGCTGCCTTCAGCGGCCATCTCAAAATAGTCTACGATCTCTGCTGGTCCAGAGACGATCGGAGCCTCTTGTCTGCCTCCTCCGACGGAACTGTGAGGTGAGCTTCTGTAGAAGTGAATGAAAGTGATCgggagtgaatgaatgaaggcGTTAAGGTGTCACTTGCTGGTGTCTGAATAGCTGTTTGCAATCGTACCACTAGGGGCAGTAAGCACCCTTCATAGCAAGGGGCTCGCGATGTGTTCACGGTACCGGTGATGCAGCAGGTTTTGCTCTCCTCCGTCAGAGAGTGGAACGTGGAGAGGCTTCAGGCGGCGGCCCAGAAGGTGCTCCCTCACCCGTCCTTCGTGTACTGCGCTCGGTACCGACCCGCAGCCCAGAACCTGGTGGTGACGGGCGGCTTCGACGCTCTGGTGCGAGTGTGGAGGCTCGACGTGGACGACGTGAACggccagctgctgcaggagttCGAG
The genomic region above belongs to Cyclopterus lumpus isolate fCycLum1 chromosome 22, fCycLum1.pri, whole genome shotgun sequence and contains:
- the ahi1 gene encoding jouberin, coding for MPVGESEDRARTRERFNEVFKKYSESDKKKLKKKNTETQETIVLQNLKKNLEKDTEDDETILQNTYHPEQASPRYTKNKQRERETAEKVNTNNSRNQEDTKTSKGKRRSRRELPPLPVPEDTKGHAGKDAVATKSEIASEPEGGGGGKEPKRRSKKGKGKGDTEAEEASQAEDAEDKLLLDYQQQIARDEERTLKTASAKTEEPSALSQNVSLNNDVGKKKKKKLKSVITQPEVGGEDEDADVDNEAESKGKKKKKKKKHVVKEESETEAEVPQQATFDDSLVLGVYAHRTDRLKTDLLISHPMVKIHVVDETTGQYVKKEDCHRPVSSFYEQETVDHILPIMTQPFDFKKNKSIIPEWQEQIIFNERFGYFVEQKDGSPRVILLFEILDFITMEEARANVDVDKHERGFRKIAWAFLKLVGTNGVLNIDSKLRLQLFCPPPRAKRQPKTIEVVEWWRKYPRNKYTSTLYVTVKGIKLPEHVDPGIRSMMALQEERGSTSYSELQNEVTKRSQTQPPDNKPPALRWSRLPGQVCRIPNKSMLSFRGGRMGCFTLLFSHNGTMLAAACADTDAFPVVVYEIPSGQALAAFSGHLKIVYDLCWSRDDRSLLSASSDGTVREWNVERLQAAAQKVLPHPSFVYCARYRPAAQNLVVTGGFDALVRVWRLDVDDVNGQLLQEFEGHGSFINSICFDSEGRRMFSADNAGLILVWKTTTTDSKRHPPCHRWCVEMKIDESDLRGVPINMLQLHPNGRCLLIHARDSVLRVMDLRILAVKKYIGATNYRERIYSTFTPCGNFIFSGSEDGMAYVWNADTGDQVAVYSELLYPTALHGVSFHPHENMVAFSAFGQSQPVRLYLYDRKVSQLELHNMRAASRSASTDPRTVRNTPDPPASHDASVGSTMDQFARATRLALKMQCVKERLDSVLEPHLRSSPSGYIYEQDRVLTGRSFTVDSGTVELNASLLPPSVLSPHAQLQLSGPLAEQLVPRAAPSAHGRGFSPVGRRLKAAPSLRLQTSHPDHVSSGIHAETDSVPVQQVVVSLRDYRANRSDELTVRRGDVIHVLYKDNDSWWFGRLADGQQGYFVASYVADRRDLNEEVTQSVEAHAASSEGTVERATPTRVSAAISSSGELRFLSEPTLSDTEPELTDARARRKKKVKKSGVPAASSQATFSDADASGSTRTGRRGRSADRPLPKRPTGRTNGAFEPDA